The Bacillota bacterium genome has a window encoding:
- a CDS encoding DUF4411 family protein, with protein sequence MNAPSVFVLDANVFINAARHYYAFDIAPAFWEQLVQLAAKGRIVSIDRVRDELLRGNDELAEWAKKNFHGYFDETVDAAVLEVYRQIMIWAQQQSQFIEAAKADFACADNADAWLAAYAKVKGYIVVTHEKFDPNIRRKIPIPNVCQAFGVSYVDTFEMLRLLGVRLGS encoded by the coding sequence ATGAACGCGCCGTCAGTCTTTGTTCTGGATGCGAACGTCTTCATCAATGCGGCAAGACACTATTATGCTTTCGACATTGCACCGGCGTTTTGGGAGCAACTAGTGCAACTAGCTGCTAAGGGACGAATCGTTAGCATTGATCGTGTTCGGGATGAACTGCTACGCGGCAATGATGAACTAGCGGAGTGGGCAAAGAAGAATTTCCATGGTTACTTTGATGAGACGGTGGATGCAGCGGTACTGGAGGTCTATCGCCAAATCATGATTTGGGCACAACAACAGAGCCAGTTTATTGAAGCTGCCAAAGCGGACTTTGCCTGTGCAGACAATGCCGATGCCTGGCTAGCGGCCTATGCGAAAGTAAAAGGCTACATCGTGGTCACGCACGAGAAGTTCGACCCAAACATACGCCGAAAAATACCCATTCCGAACGTATGTCAGGCCTTCGGCGTGAGTTATGTGGATACTTTCGAGATGCTTCGTCTACTGGGTGTGAGACTAGGCTCATGA